In Anopheles gambiae chromosome 2, idAnoGambNW_F1_1, whole genome shotgun sequence, a single window of DNA contains:
- the LOC133391101 gene encoding specificity protein transcription factor 3-like gives MDTGTFAQDFFCRLCAAEGIVIHPLFPPGDSDPKDELVRMIAVLTSVHLAQTEEAGAVICDKCLQMLDLFCKFREECLRQDVLIRTRRTILLEQQRQQQEQLVQQQQQTFFSQQQSLSLLHPVVEIKVEDVEPVAAIEPEEILCTPVHQFAELEDCKEEEETLPITAEPFLVTNESPTVSVVSQPVLQPYPSVTHDNSMLSTSLNDSTGFPLAGIAVLTPISNLSITVPTSESSPESTDAPVDGTAVCEADKTPPARRGKRGKAKPNFKKPPPDCELCQESFATHYELQQHMNQQHAWDRGNRCSLACDPCQMRFTKSYNLKRHLYEVHGEVPQGLTVTPCAHCGERFLRGNILERHIARVHQNKKVLKVRAIKST, from the exons ATGGATACGGGTACATT TGCTCAGGACTTCTTCTGTCGGCTGTGCGCTGCGGAAGGCATTGTAATACACCCGCTCTTCCCGCCGGGCGACAGCGATCCCAAGGATGAGCTGGTGCGAATGATCGCGGTGCTAACGTCGGTGCACCTTGCCCAAACGGAAGAGGCCGGCGCGGTCATCTGCGACAAGTGTTTGCAAATGctggatttgttttgtaagTTTCGCGAAGAGTGTCTCAGGCAGGATGTGCTTATCCGCACGAGACGCACGATACTGCTGGAGCAACAAagacagcagcaggagcagcttgtacagcagcagcagcagacgttTTTTAGTCAACAGCAGAGTCTATCGCTCCTGCACCCGGTAGTGGAGATAAAGGTGGAAGATGTGGAACCGGTTGCAGCGATCGAGCCGGAGGAGATTCTTTGCACACCTGTGCATCAGTTTGCAGAGCTGGAAGATTGtaaagaggaggaggaaacgCTACCGATAACAGCGGAACCATTTCTAGTCACGAACGAATCACCAACGGTCTCGGTAGTAAGTCAACCAGTACTGCAGCCATATCCGAGCGTCACACATGACAACAGTATGCTTAGCACTAGTCTTAACGATAGCACTGGCTTCCCACTGGCCGGTATAGCGGTACTTACACCCATCAGCAACCTTTCGATCACCGTTCCGACAAGCGAATCCTCACCGGAAAGTACTGATGCTCCGGTCGACGGGACGGCCGTTTGTGAGGCCGATAAAACACCCCCGGCACGCCGTGGTAAGCGAGGTAAGGCGAAACCGAACTTTAAAAAACCACCCCCCGACTGTGAACTGTGCCAGGAAAGCTTTGCCACGCACTACGAGCTTCAGCAGCACATGAACCAGCAGCACGCGTGGGACCGCGGCAACCGTTGCTCGTTGGCGTGCGATCCGTGCCAGATGCGGTTCACCAAATCGTACAACCTGAAGCGGCACCTGTACGAGGTGCATGGTGAGGTACCGCAGGGCCTGACGGTGACACCGTGCGCACACTGCGGGGAGCGATTTCTGCGCGGCAACATCCTCGAACGGCACATCGCCCGGGTACATCAGAACAAGAAGGTGCTTAAAGTACGTGCCATTAAATCCACCTAA
- the LOC1278782 gene encoding mediator of RNA polymerase II transcription subunit 13 yields the protein MTQEEVLPPPHRLEACCRLCLSGDEPRSTSLFLFPVPPGHPAGPEDHSPPSPSSVTEQRLLIEMILECTSIQITLEEDYPAKVCEKCVETLDKFYQYRRRCLANDQILRLERLRTGGQRKPPNNNNNNEEKEEVEEEEHRGTGTASAPPPPALLMHRPSPPISESSHQPPPQHASAPVMAVPAIRIKSEPRGEGAQEEEEQHPPAVETDPQPAALCTDGGGMSSILRSILLQTRDSTTSRSSPNTEPESPRQTPQLPPHPVPPAGDNQQQAEEHEDEEQDIKPSLLQQMLLQQQRVSSPANRSPAKAASDNNEGGGALSGNNSTGSCTSASTSSLLKRMLLDGSGTAGSAPAEQQAPPPTSVSPLEGPSGQPPHRSTSTHHLRTTKHEPPSATNTPSPPVQRAKDDVPTNETPLASQLRSILLQHRAPPDWEGTTTRTASMSDASPEQHPPSAQERSTNANSAGEKPEVSYVRSLFLRNDSDSESEPPPVEDQREMLLYAMFHELRTRQQQQQQQQPQHQHQQQAGFSSDSDDDSDDLPQDYRLPSVRRRSTDSVESRPKRRRMEYPCLLCGRSFAGKTRLVLHMRTHMMLDSGGADGSTLSSGGGAATISLPAVSPAAIVAAGGGVLLPNGSGGGASDVEDIAGRLLSAQQQQHHHHHHRHEDTGGFGESSVGNEDEIDALERRSYACYICGADQNNLAQLKEHLLAAHQDRIRSRGRTRERQKASIACEICQRSFRSQFAYGEHMRTHTGERPFPCDQCDKRFPRRFQLLGHLYNVHKQSWVADESKAKFAKK from the exons ATGACGCAAGAAGAAGTGCTGCCCCCGCCGCACCGGCTCGAGGCCTGCTGCCGACTGTGCCTGTCCGGCGACGAACCGCGTAGTACCAGCCTGTTCCTGTTCCCGGTGCCGCCGGGCCATCCGGCTGGGCCGGAGGACCATTCCccgccgtcgccgtcgtcCGTCACCGAGCAGCGGCTACTCATCGAGATGATACTGGAGTGCACCTCGATTCAG ATAACCTTGGAGGAGGACTACCCGGCGAAGGTCTGCGAAAAGTGTGTCGAAACGCTAGACAAATTTTATCAGTACCGGAGGCGCTGTCTCGCCAACGATCAGATACTCCGCCTGGAGCGGTTACGCACGGGAGGCCAGCGGAAGCCGcccaacaataacaataacaatgaggagaaggaggaggtggaggaggaggagcatcGGGGGACCGGGACGGcgtcagcaccaccaccaccagccctGTTGATGCACCGGCCATCACCCCCCATTAGTGAAAGCAGTCACCAGCCACCGCCACAGCATGCGTCAGCACCGGTCATGGCAGTGCCAGCGATTAGGATTAAGAGTGAACCGCGGGGAGAGGGTGcacaggaggaggaggagcagcatCCACCGGCGGTGGAAACCGACCCCCAGCCGGCTGCCCTCTGCACGGACGGTGGCGGCATGTCGTCGATTTTGCGCAGCATTTTGCTGCAAACGCGCGATTCCACTACGAGCCGATCGTCCCCGAACACGGAACCGGAATCACCGCGGCAAACGCCCCAACTGCCGCCCCACCCTGTCCCACCGGCGGGGGACAACCAGCAGCAGGCCGAAGAGCACGAAGACGAAGAGCAAGACATTAAACCCTCGCTTTTGCAGcagatgctgctgcagcaacagAGAGTCTCCTCCCCTGCCAACCGGTCGCCGGCGAAAGCGGCGTCCGACAACAACGAAGGAGGGGGCGCTTTGTCGGGGAACAACTCCACGGGCAGCTGCACGTCCGCCTCTACGTCCTCGCTGCTGAAGCGCATGTTGCTCGATGGCAGTGGGACTGCTGGGAGTGCCCCAGCGGAGCAAcaagcaccaccaccgacctCGGTCTCACCGCTGGAGGGACCCAGCGGTCAGCCACCACACCGCAGCACCTCCACGCATCATCTGCGCACCACCAAACACGAACCTCCGAGTGCCACCAACACACCGTCACCGCCCGTCCAGCGAGCGAAGGACGATGTGCCTACGAACGAAACGCCCCTCGCATCGCAGCTCCGTTCGATACTGCTCCAGCACCGGGCACCACCGGACTGGGAGGGGACCACAACACGCACTGCCTCGATGTCGGACGCTTCCCCGGAGCAGCACCCACCGTCCGCGCAGGAGCGCAGCACAAATGCAAACAGCGCCGGAGAGAAGCCGGAAGTGTCGTACGTGCGAAGTTTGTTCCTGCGTAACGATTCCGACTCGGAGAGCGAACCGCCACCGGTCGAGGATCAGCGCGAGATGCTGCTGTACGCAATGTTCCATGAGCTGCGGACacgccaacagcagcagcagcagcagcagccacaacatcaacaccagcagcaggccgGTTTCTCGTCCGACTCCGATGACGATTCGGACGATCTGCCACAGGactatcggctgccgagcgtGCGCCGCCGCAGCACGGACTCGGTCGAATCGCGGCCCAAGCGGCGCCGGATGGAGTATCCCTGTCTGCTGTGCGGGCGATCGTTCGCCGGCAAGACGAGGCTGGTGCTGCACATGCGCACCCACATGATGCTGGACAGCGGCGGTGCGGATGGATCGACGCTTTCGAGCGGAGGCGGAGCGGCCACTATATCCCTGCCGGCCGTTTCCCCTGCTGCCATCGTTGCTGCCGGCGGCGGTGTGTTGCTGCCGAACgggagcggtggtggtgctagcGATGTGGAAGATATTGCTGGTCGGTTGCTCTcggcacagcagcaacagcaccaccaccaccaccatcgacaCGAGGATACCGGCGGCTTTGGCGAGAGCAGCGTCGGCAATGAGGACGAGATCGATGCGCTTGAGCGGCGCTCGTACGCGTGCTACATCTGCGGTGCGGACCAGAACAACCTGGCGCAGCTGAAGGAGCATCTGCTGGCGGCGCACCAGGACCGGATACGATCGCGCGGCCGCACGCGCGAACGGCAGAAAGCGTCGATTGCGTGCGAAATCTGCCAGCGCTCCTTCCGCAGCCAGTTTGCGTACGGCGAGCATATGCGCACGCACACCGGGGAGCGGCCGTTCCCGTGCGATCAGTGTGATAAGCGGTTCCCGCGCCGGTTCCAGCTGCTCGGCCATCTCTATAACGTGCACAAGCAGTCCTGGGTGGCGGACGAGTCTAAAGCCAAGTTTGCGAAAAAGTAA
- the LOC1278784 gene encoding WSCD family member AGAP003962 — translation MALRGWRLFGVAGTILVYVGGILFLSFVSLQGPQQKRGVHGPRGYGEFETIRNRDLGLMGKKPPLQWCTELHYLDAPIRTPRKPPKLLQTFPGHFVKKFNVYNYRGGGNNGGSSNSGNSHNQNLHSAPGAAVQPGGQTVDDGDTLAGPPAVASFAGGSPGSPSHPVRPNGGDPSSGKLVDSDSVRSRGAVGRPKGQQSKPELAALVSFPGSGNTWLRYLLQQATGILTGSVYKDYGLLKSGFPAESVANSSVLVVKTHEWGPHAWAPYTKAILLIRDPERAILAEFNRQSGGHVGFASPDRYRRTKGRYWTQFVKNKLWAWEQTNLSWAKNFTGEVKLVFYDDLVENVEGTLRSILKFLNYQTDEELLACALMRKEGIYRRKKRILQFDPYSPAMHAAIDEKRAEVYAALGRYDAH, via the exons ATGGCACTGCGCGGCTGGCGACTGTTTGGGGTGGCCGGCACCATACTGGTGTACGTCGGCGGCATACTGTTCCTATCGTTCGTTAGCCTGCAGGGACCGCAGCAGAAGCGTGGCGTCCATGGTCCGCGCGGGTACGGCGAGTTCGAGACGATTCGGAACCGCGATCTTGGCCTGATGGGCAAAAAGCCACCGCTGCAATGGTGCACCGAGCTGCACTATCTGGACGCGCCGATCCGGACGCCCCGCAAGCCGCCCAAGCTGCTCCAAACCTTCCCGGGCCATTTCGTGAAAAAGTTTAACGTTTACAACTACCGCGGAGGCGGCAACAATGGCGGCAGTAGCAACAGCGGCAACAGTCACAACCAGAACCTACACTCAGCACCCGGTGCGGCAGTACAGCCGGGCGGACAGACGGTGGACGACGGTGACACACTTGCCGGTCCACCGGCCGTTGCTTCCTTTGCCGGAGGCAGTCCGGGCAGCCCCTCGCATCCAGTTCGGCCTAACGGTGGTGACCCGTCTAGTGGTAAGCTAGTGGATAGTGATAGTGTAAGAAGCCGTGGCGCTGTTGGCCGACCGAAGGGACAACAGTCGAAACCGGAACTGGCGGCGCTCGTTTCATTCCCGGGCAGTGGTAACACTTGGCTGCGATATCTACTCCAGCAAGCAACCG GCATTCTAACAGGAAGTGTGTACAAAGACTACGGACTCCTTAAAAGTGGTTTCCCGGCGGAAAGCGTTGCTAATTCGTCG GTGCTAGTAGTGAAGACGCACGAGTGGGGCCCGCACGCCTGGGCCCCTTACACCAAAGCGATCCTGCTGATACGGGATCCGGAACGGGCCATTCTGGCGGAGTTTAATCGTCAATCTGGTGGCCACGTAGGATTTGCCTCGCCTGATCGTTATCGTAGGACCAAGGGTCGAT ATTGGACTcaatttgtaaaaaataaactttggGCATGGGAACAAACGAATCTCTCGTGGGCGAAAAACTTCACTGGCGAAGTTAAGCTAGTCTTCTACGATGACCTAGTCGAGAACGTAGAGGGTACATTGCGCAGTATTCTTAAATTTCTCAACTACCAGACGGACGAG GAGCTGCTGGCGTGTGCCCTTATGCGAAAGGAAGGCATTTACCGGCGCAAGAAGCGCATTCTGCAGTTCGATCCGTACAGTCCGGCAATGCACGCAGCAATTGACGAAAAGCGAGCCGAAGTGTACGCAGCCCTCGGCCGCTACGACGCACACTAA